From a region of the Halolamina sp. CBA1230 genome:
- a CDS encoding deoxyribodipyrimidine photo-lyase — MTIFWHRRDLRVSDNRGLAAATDAGDAVPVFVFDDAVLEHASDVRVRFVLDALAELREAYRERGSDLVLARGDPAELLPALATAVDAEAVHWNADYSGLAQERDSRVEAALDAAGVDSETHHDAVLHEPGTIRTNAGEPYSVYTYFWRKWRDREKADPFPVPKGDDLADAEELAVDDLAASFDGEFDLDDALHGKLPSIEQLGFAAPDADVPDAGTEQARERLESFCEDAIFEYEEGREYPAREGSSRLSPHLRFGTLGPREVYEATEAAMDEAAARDERNDEYDPEDGDDLGPAQESVRTFQSQLAWREFYTQVLYFNPEVVTANYKSYEAPIDWRNDGAELAAWKAGETGYPIVDAGMRQLRDEAWMHNRVRMIVASFLTKDLLWDWRAGYDHFRERLADHDTANDVGGWQSMASTGTDAQPYFRIFNPVTQGEKYDPDAEYVREYVPELRGLDANEIHGWVGMTDTERQELGVDYSDPIVDHSERQEQALAMFKRARGEEPEE; from the coding sequence ATGACGATCTTCTGGCACCGTCGGGACCTGCGGGTCAGCGACAACCGCGGGCTCGCGGCGGCCACGGACGCCGGCGACGCGGTTCCGGTGTTCGTGTTCGACGACGCGGTGCTCGAACACGCCAGCGACGTCCGTGTCCGGTTCGTGCTCGACGCCCTCGCCGAGCTCCGAGAGGCCTACCGCGAACGGGGGAGCGACCTCGTGCTGGCCCGCGGCGACCCCGCCGAGCTGCTGCCCGCGCTCGCGACGGCCGTCGACGCCGAGGCGGTCCACTGGAACGCCGACTACTCGGGGCTCGCCCAGGAGCGCGACAGCCGTGTCGAGGCGGCGCTCGACGCGGCGGGTGTCGACAGCGAGACCCACCACGACGCGGTGCTGCACGAGCCAGGGACGATCCGGACCAACGCCGGCGAGCCGTACTCGGTGTACACCTACTTCTGGAGGAAGTGGCGCGACCGCGAGAAGGCGGATCCGTTCCCGGTACCGAAGGGCGACGACCTCGCGGACGCGGAGGAGTTGGCGGTCGACGACCTCGCGGCGTCGTTCGATGGCGAGTTCGACCTCGACGACGCGCTCCACGGGAAGCTCCCGTCGATCGAGCAGTTGGGGTTCGCGGCGCCCGACGCGGACGTGCCGGACGCCGGAACCGAGCAGGCCCGCGAACGGCTCGAGTCGTTCTGCGAGGACGCGATCTTCGAGTACGAGGAGGGTCGCGAGTACCCCGCGCGGGAGGGGAGTTCACGGCTCTCGCCGCATCTCCGGTTCGGGACGCTCGGCCCCCGCGAGGTGTACGAGGCGACCGAAGCGGCGATGGACGAAGCCGCGGCACGTGACGAACGGAACGACGAGTACGACCCTGAGGACGGCGACGACCTGGGGCCCGCACAGGAGAGCGTCCGGACGTTCCAGTCACAGCTCGCGTGGCGGGAGTTCTACACCCAGGTGCTCTACTTCAACCCCGAGGTCGTGACGGCGAACTACAAATCCTACGAGGCGCCGATCGACTGGCGGAACGACGGCGCGGAGCTGGCGGCCTGGAAGGCTGGCGAGACGGGCTACCCCATCGTCGACGCCGGGATGCGCCAGCTCCGCGACGAAGCGTGGATGCACAACCGCGTGCGGATGATCGTCGCCTCCTTCCTCACCAAGGACCTGCTGTGGGACTGGCGCGCGGGCTACGACCACTTCCGGGAGCGCCTCGCGGACCACGACACCGCGAACGACGTCGGCGGGTGGCAGTCGATGGCCTCGACTGGCACCGACGCCCAGCCGTACTTCCGGATCTTCAACCCCGTCACGCAAGGGGAAAAGTACGACCCCGACGCCGAGTACGTCCGGGAGTACGTGCCGGAACTCCGGGGGCTCGACGCCAACGAAATCCACGGCTGGGTGGGGATGACCGACACGGAACGCCAGGAGCTCGGCGTCGACTACTCCGACCCGATCGTGGACCACAGCGAGCGCCAGGAGCAGGCGCTCGCGATGTTCAAACGGGCTCGCGGGGAGGAGCCAGAGGAGTAG